From the genome of Phytohabitans rumicis, one region includes:
- a CDS encoding Nif3-like dinuclear metal center hexameric protein → MTTTEPTVADLVAALDRRYPPAQAESWDRVGLVLGEPEAPVRRVLCVVDCVPETVAQALEVGADLIVAHHPLLLRGVSSVAPTTYKGRIVHQLIKRDVALFVAHTNADVANPGVSDALAARLDLRDLRPLRPLDGDAGLGTGRIGRLPAPLTLAELTHVAAGALPQTAWGVRAAGPPDRVIETLAVCGGAGDSFLADATAAGVDAYLTADLRHHPVSEHLAGGGPALLDAAHWATERPWLDDLAAHLRAACGVEAVVSDLDTDPWTVHHSL, encoded by the coding sequence GTGACGACAACTGAACCCACCGTCGCCGATCTGGTGGCGGCGCTCGACCGGCGTTACCCGCCGGCCCAGGCAGAGTCCTGGGACCGGGTGGGACTCGTCCTGGGCGAGCCGGAGGCGCCGGTGCGCCGGGTGCTGTGCGTCGTCGACTGCGTGCCGGAGACGGTGGCGCAGGCCCTGGAGGTGGGCGCGGACCTGATCGTGGCCCACCACCCGCTGCTGCTGCGCGGGGTTTCCTCGGTGGCTCCTACGACGTACAAAGGACGCATCGTCCACCAGCTCATCAAGCGCGACGTGGCGCTCTTCGTCGCGCACACCAACGCCGATGTGGCCAACCCGGGTGTATCCGACGCGCTCGCCGCCCGGCTGGACCTGCGCGACCTGCGTCCGCTGCGGCCTCTCGACGGCGACGCCGGGCTCGGCACCGGCCGGATCGGCCGCCTACCGGCGCCCCTGACGCTCGCCGAGCTCACCCACGTCGCGGCCGGCGCTCTGCCACAGACCGCTTGGGGGGTACGCGCCGCGGGGCCACCCGATCGCGTGATCGAAACCCTGGCCGTGTGTGGTGGCGCGGGCGACTCGTTCCTGGCCGACGCGACCGCCGCGGGCGTCGACGCGTACCTGACCGCCGATCTGCGCCACCACCCGGTCAGCGAGCACCTCGCCGGTGGCGGCCCCGCCCTGCTCGACGCCGCGCACTGGGCGACCGAACGGCCGTGGCTCGACGACCTCGCGGCCCACCTGCGCGCCGCGTGTGGCGTGGAGGCCGTCGTCTCCGACCTCGACACCGATCCGTGGACCGTTCACCACTCGTTGTAA
- a CDS encoding zinc ribbon domain-containing protein encodes MKAEPEAQRRLLDLQAIDTALAQLAHKRRTLPELAELEALARQLSALEDERIRAQVAVDDFDRDIARLERDVDQVRTRKDKDQARLDTGRGPARELEALQHELASLTRRQTELEDAELELMEQRETAQATLDELLAKQAAGRETREATEARRDQTLAEITKEAEFRSGARQPLVADLPADLIALYDKIRESSGGLGAALLKAGRCGGCRLELYGTELARIKAAPADDVVRCDECRRIMVRTAESGL; translated from the coding sequence GTGAAGGCAGAACCGGAAGCCCAGCGGCGCCTGCTCGACCTCCAGGCGATCGACACCGCGCTGGCCCAGCTCGCCCACAAGCGCCGCACCCTACCGGAGCTGGCCGAGCTGGAGGCCCTCGCCCGGCAGCTGTCCGCGCTGGAAGACGAGCGGATCCGTGCCCAGGTGGCCGTCGACGACTTCGACCGCGACATCGCCCGGCTGGAGCGCGACGTCGACCAGGTGCGCACCCGCAAGGACAAGGACCAGGCCCGCCTCGACACGGGGCGCGGCCCGGCCCGCGAGTTGGAGGCGCTCCAGCACGAGCTGGCGTCGCTGACCCGCCGGCAGACCGAGCTGGAGGACGCCGAGCTGGAGCTGATGGAGCAGCGGGAGACCGCCCAGGCCACGCTCGACGAGCTGCTGGCCAAGCAGGCGGCCGGCAGGGAGACCCGCGAGGCGACGGAGGCCCGGCGCGACCAGACACTGGCCGAGATCACCAAGGAGGCGGAGTTCCGCAGCGGCGCCCGGCAGCCGCTGGTGGCCGACCTCCCGGCCGACCTGATCGCCCTCTACGACAAGATCCGCGAGTCGTCCGGCGGCCTCGGCGCGGCGCTGCTCAAGGCGGGCCGGTGTGGCGGGTGCCGGCTGGAGTTGTACGGCACCGAGCTGGCCCGGATCAAGGCCGCCCCCGCCGACGACGTGGTGCGCTGCGACGAGTGCCGCCGCATCATGGTCCGCACCGCGGAGTCCGGGCTGTGA
- a CDS encoding bifunctional RNase H/acid phosphatase: MSRRLRVLVEADGGARGNPGPAGYGAVVREANTGEVLAERAEALGVATNNVAEYSGLLAGLQAAADLGAVEVEVRMDSKLVVEQMSGRWQIKHPGLRPLAAQAATLVRRFDQVTFTWIPRERNRHADALANKAMDAAAGKTDPPGNGQPVGKGQPAAPAAGSPRRSWEPPATTPTRLILVRHGATELTAQRRYSGRGDVPLSDVGLAQARATGVRVAALAPSVAAVVTSPLSRCTRTAEEISAALDGAPVEVEPDLVECDFGAWEGRTFADVRAQWPDEMDAWLGSTEEAPPGGESFRAVATRVRRVMAMLQKGYPESTVVVVSHVSPLKILLRDALGAGDAFLHRLYLDPAGLSIVDTWPDGGVAVRSVNETAHLA; encoded by the coding sequence GTGAGCCGGCGGTTGCGGGTGCTGGTCGAGGCGGACGGCGGGGCGCGGGGGAACCCCGGGCCGGCCGGGTACGGCGCGGTGGTCCGCGAGGCCAACACGGGTGAGGTGCTCGCCGAGCGGGCCGAGGCGCTGGGGGTCGCGACCAACAACGTCGCCGAGTACTCCGGGCTGCTCGCCGGCCTGCAGGCGGCCGCCGACCTGGGCGCGGTCGAGGTCGAGGTGCGCATGGACTCCAAGCTCGTCGTCGAGCAGATGTCCGGCCGCTGGCAGATCAAGCACCCCGGCCTGCGTCCGCTCGCCGCCCAGGCAGCCACGCTGGTACGCCGCTTCGACCAGGTGACGTTCACCTGGATCCCGCGCGAGCGCAACCGGCACGCCGACGCGTTGGCCAACAAGGCGATGGACGCCGCGGCCGGAAAGACCGACCCGCCGGGAAACGGTCAACCGGTGGGAAAAGGTCAGCCCGCGGCGCCGGCCGCGGGTAGCCCTCGCCGCTCCTGGGAGCCGCCGGCGACCACGCCCACCCGGCTGATCCTGGTACGCCACGGCGCGACCGAGCTGACCGCGCAGCGCCGCTACTCCGGTCGCGGCGACGTGCCGCTGTCCGACGTGGGACTGGCCCAGGCCCGGGCCACCGGCGTACGCGTGGCCGCGCTGGCGCCCTCCGTCGCCGCCGTGGTGACCTCGCCGCTGTCCCGCTGTACGCGTACCGCCGAGGAGATCAGCGCGGCGCTGGACGGGGCGCCCGTGGAGGTGGAGCCGGACCTGGTCGAGTGCGACTTCGGCGCCTGGGAGGGGCGGACGTTCGCCGACGTTCGTGCACAGTGGCCGGACGAGATGGATGCCTGGCTCGGGTCCACTGAGGAGGCCCCACCCGGCGGGGAGTCGTTCCGGGCGGTGGCAACGCGGGTACGTCGGGTGATGGCGATGCTGCAGAAGGGGTACCCGGAAAGCACTGTCGTGGTCGTTTCCCACGTCTCTCCACTGAAGATCCTGCTGCGCGACGCGCTCGGGGCCGGCGACGCCTTCCTGCACCGCCTCTACCTCGACCCCGCTGGCCTGTCCATCGTGGACACCTGGCCGGACGGCGGCGTGGCGGTGCGTTCGGTCAACGAGACCGCCCACCTGGCCTGA
- a CDS encoding histone H1, with protein MAVAKKATSTGAAKRAAAKSTAVTPEAEPTADAAPKTTVAAAATARKTVTSKAAAKKAPARKTTTTAAKKTAAKKTTTARKTTTAAKKTAAKKTAPASRTAAKKAPAKKAVAKKTTTAKRTATAAKKTTTAAKKTATAKKTTAAAKKTTAAKKTTTARKTAATKATTARKTAATKTTTAKKAPAKTTAAKKTTTAAKRTTTAAKKAPARKATARKSVRTTTR; from the coding sequence ATGGCCGTAGCGAAGAAGGCCACGAGCACCGGGGCCGCGAAACGCGCGGCTGCCAAGAGCACCGCGGTGACGCCCGAGGCTGAGCCGACGGCGGACGCCGCGCCGAAGACCACCGTGGCGGCGGCAGCAACCGCTCGGAAGACCGTCACGAGCAAGGCCGCGGCCAAGAAGGCGCCGGCCCGGAAGACCACCACCACCGCGGCGAAGAAGACGGCGGCCAAGAAGACGACCACCGCGCGCAAGACGACCACGGCGGCCAAGAAGACCGCCGCGAAGAAGACGGCTCCCGCGTCGCGGACCGCCGCGAAGAAGGCGCCGGCTAAGAAGGCCGTGGCCAAGAAGACGACGACCGCCAAGCGCACCGCGACGGCGGCGAAGAAGACGACGACGGCTGCGAAGAAGACGGCGACCGCCAAGAAGACGACGGCGGCGGCGAAGAAGACCACCGCGGCGAAGAAGACGACGACGGCGCGGAAGACCGCGGCGACGAAGGCGACGACCGCTCGCAAGACCGCGGCGACGAAGACGACTACCGCGAAGAAGGCGCCGGCGAAGACGACCGCCGCCAAGAAGACCACGACCGCCGCCAAGCGCACCACCACTGCGGCCAAGAAGGCGCCGGCGCGCAAGGCGACCGCACGCAAGAGCGTACGGACCACTACCCGCTAG
- a CDS encoding RNB domain-containing ribonuclease, whose translation MVIRRVLAPRIDFSALRRELELPEAFPPAAQREAEEAVAGTALPAADRTDVPFVTIDPPTSRDLDQAMCLQRRAGGGYRVHYAIADVAAYVRPGGALEAETWKRGQTVYLPDSKVPLHPVALSEDAVSLLPDVERAAVVWTIDLDADGSTVAVRLERARVRSRAKLDYAGVQADLAAGRLAEPIAALPEIGALLVARGLNRGAISLPLPEQDIEPDNGGWRLVLRAPYPVEEFNAQISLLTGMAAADIMLAGGIGLLRTMPAPRPDAIRRLRTAAAGLGIEWPDGAAVGRVVASIDPAQPRAAAFLDHAAELMRGAGYTAFDGKVPDDPGHGAVAAPYAHVTAPLRRLADRYATEVCLALHGGAQVPDWAGTALSQLPDVMAGTDRAASAAERGAVDLTEAVLLSGRVGEEFDAAVLDVDDRPKRTPGGLVALDEPPVRARCEGELPLGERIRVRLVTADPGQRKVLFTRAG comes from the coding sequence GTGGTGATTCGACGCGTACTGGCGCCCCGCATTGATTTCAGCGCACTGCGCCGCGAGTTGGAACTGCCGGAGGCGTTCCCGCCCGCGGCGCAGCGCGAAGCGGAAGAGGCGGTCGCCGGCACCGCGCTGCCGGCCGCCGACCGCACGGACGTCCCGTTCGTCACGATCGACCCGCCCACGTCGCGCGATCTCGATCAGGCGATGTGCCTGCAACGGCGCGCCGGCGGCGGGTACCGCGTGCACTACGCCATCGCCGACGTCGCCGCGTACGTGCGACCGGGCGGCGCGCTGGAGGCGGAGACCTGGAAGCGCGGCCAGACCGTCTACCTGCCGGACAGCAAGGTCCCGCTGCACCCGGTCGCGCTGAGCGAGGACGCGGTCAGCCTCCTGCCCGATGTCGAGCGGGCCGCCGTGGTGTGGACGATCGACCTCGACGCGGACGGGTCCACTGTGGCCGTACGGCTGGAGCGGGCGCGGGTGCGTAGCCGGGCGAAGCTGGACTACGCCGGCGTACAGGCCGACCTGGCAGCCGGGCGGCTGGCGGAACCGATCGCCGCGCTGCCCGAGATCGGCGCGCTCCTGGTCGCCAGAGGGCTGAACCGGGGCGCCATCAGCCTCCCGCTCCCCGAGCAGGACATCGAACCGGACAACGGCGGCTGGCGGCTCGTGCTGCGCGCGCCGTACCCGGTCGAGGAGTTCAACGCGCAGATCTCGCTGCTGACCGGGATGGCCGCCGCCGACATCATGCTCGCCGGCGGGATCGGGCTACTGCGCACCATGCCGGCGCCGCGCCCGGACGCGATCCGGCGGCTCCGTACCGCCGCTGCCGGCCTCGGCATCGAGTGGCCCGACGGCGCCGCGGTGGGGCGGGTGGTGGCGAGCATCGACCCGGCACAGCCGCGCGCGGCGGCGTTCCTCGACCACGCGGCCGAGCTGATGCGCGGCGCGGGCTACACGGCGTTCGACGGGAAGGTGCCGGACGACCCGGGCCACGGCGCGGTGGCCGCCCCGTACGCCCACGTGACGGCGCCGCTGCGCCGCCTGGCCGACCGGTACGCCACGGAGGTCTGCCTGGCCCTGCACGGCGGCGCACAGGTGCCCGACTGGGCCGGCACGGCACTGTCCCAACTGCCGGATGTGATGGCCGGCACCGACCGGGCCGCGTCGGCGGCCGAGCGCGGCGCGGTCGACCTCACCGAGGCGGTGCTGCTGTCCGGCCGGGTGGGCGAGGAGTTCGACGCGGCCGTGCTGGACGTCGACGACCGCCCGAAGCGCACGCCGGGCGGGTTGGTCGCGCTCGACGAGCCGCCGGTGCGCGCCCGGTGCGAGGGCGAGCTGCCGCTGGGGGAGCGGATCCGGGTACGGCTGGTGACGGCCGACCCCGGGCAGCGCAAGGTGCTTTTCACGCGGGCGGGTTGA
- the npdG gene encoding NADPH-dependent F420 reductase, whose amino-acid sequence MAYDATALPDVTGHVVGIIGGTGDQGRGLAYRFARAGQTVLIGSRAAERAVHAAAEIASLPGVTRAPEGGGNVDVARRSDVVIIAVPWDGHAATVASLREPLAGKLVVDCVNPLGFDKQGPYALPVAEGSAVQQCAALLPDSTVCAAFNHVSAPLLADPEVDRIDLDVLVCGEDRDAVQTVAALAGRIPGMRGVYAGRLRNAHQIEAFTANLIAINKRYKAHAGVRVTDL is encoded by the coding sequence ATGGCTTACGACGCGACCGCCCTGCCCGACGTGACCGGCCACGTGGTCGGCATCATCGGCGGCACCGGAGACCAGGGGCGCGGGCTGGCCTACCGCTTCGCGCGCGCCGGCCAGACCGTGCTCATCGGCAGCCGCGCGGCGGAGCGCGCCGTGCACGCGGCGGCGGAGATCGCGAGCCTGCCCGGCGTGACCCGCGCCCCCGAGGGCGGCGGCAACGTCGACGTGGCCCGCCGCTCCGACGTCGTCATCATCGCGGTGCCGTGGGACGGCCACGCGGCCACGGTCGCGTCGCTGCGCGAGCCGCTCGCCGGCAAGCTGGTCGTCGACTGCGTCAACCCGCTGGGCTTCGACAAGCAGGGCCCGTACGCGCTGCCGGTCGCCGAGGGGAGCGCGGTCCAGCAGTGCGCCGCGCTGCTGCCGGACTCGACGGTGTGCGCCGCGTTCAACCACGTCAGCGCGCCGCTGCTGGCCGACCCCGAGGTCGACCGGATCGACCTGGACGTGCTGGTCTGCGGGGAGGACCGGGACGCGGTGCAGACGGTCGCCGCGCTCGCCGGGCGCATCCCGGGCATGCGCGGGGTGTACGCCGGCCGGCTGCGCAACGCCCACCAGATCGAGGCGTTCACGGCCAACCTCATCGCCATCAACAAGCGCTACAAGGCGCACGCGGGCGTGCGGGTCACCGACCTGTGA
- a CDS encoding helical backbone metal receptor, translating to MKRDDLGAEAALAGPPRRVVSLVPSLTEAIAVSVPGLLVGATDYCTHPPGLDVPRVGGSKYPSVERVLSLVPDVVVANAEENRREDVEALRVAGVPVWVTYPRTLDEAFASLERMLALLGAPAPRWLGEARAAWAPPAAGPPRRAVVPVWRRPWVVLGGGTFAGDVLLRLGIVNEYAESPDRYPRPPLAEIVARRPDLVVLPDEPYAFTAEDGPESFPGIPYALVSGRHLTWYGPSLAEARPVLSTVIKASLKSL from the coding sequence GTGAAGCGCGACGACCTCGGCGCCGAGGCGGCCCTCGCCGGTCCGCCCCGCCGGGTCGTCTCCCTCGTGCCGTCGCTGACCGAGGCGATCGCGGTGAGCGTGCCGGGGCTGCTCGTCGGGGCGACCGACTATTGCACCCATCCGCCCGGACTCGACGTGCCGCGGGTGGGCGGCTCGAAGTACCCGTCGGTGGAGCGCGTGCTTTCCCTCGTACCCGATGTGGTGGTGGCGAACGCGGAGGAGAACCGGCGGGAGGACGTCGAGGCGCTGCGGGTCGCCGGTGTGCCGGTGTGGGTGACGTATCCGCGGACGCTGGACGAGGCGTTCGCGTCGCTGGAGCGGATGCTGGCGCTGCTCGGCGCGCCGGCGCCGCGGTGGCTGGGCGAGGCGCGGGCGGCGTGGGCGCCGCCCGCGGCCGGACCGCCGCGGCGGGCGGTCGTGCCGGTCTGGCGCCGGCCGTGGGTGGTTTTGGGCGGGGGTACGTTCGCCGGCGACGTCCTGCTGCGGCTGGGCATCGTCAACGAGTACGCCGAGTCGCCCGACCGCTATCCCCGCCCGCCCTTGGCGGAGATCGTGGCTCGCCGTCCCGACCTGGTCGTGCTCCCCGACGAGCCATATGCGTTCACGGCGGAGGACGGCCCCGAGTCGTTCCCCGGCATCCCCTACGCGCTGGTGTCCGGCCGCCACCTCACGTGGTACGGCCCGTCGCTGGCCGAGGCCCGCCCGGTCCTCTCCACCGTGATCAAGGCGTCCCTCAAGTCGCTATAA